A single window of Coffea eugenioides isolate CCC68of chromosome 7, Ceug_1.0, whole genome shotgun sequence DNA harbors:
- the LOC113777150 gene encoding protein ALP1-like: MDNQWHIQGALLDDELDDEELDNVLIVGVHESAALTLMCLSHDERHRVLAERFQHSMETIDRHVRRVLRVLVRLGRDLVRPRNVDDTHPRILNNGLLIPWFQDCVGALDGTHVSAWCRAEVRERFRNWYADLSQNVLAACDHDMRFVFVRVGWEGSAHDARILQETLLDPGKYYAVDAAYRNMPGFMAPFRVVWGTHHERAAKALFNRRHASVRNIIELTFGVLKKHFPILKGSMQNYLIAMQNNIVLACCVLHNFMRDYVPNDEYFNEEAANGAFPDAHIAGEQVQMGQPIDMSQQGIDN, encoded by the exons ATGGACAACCAGTGGCACATTCAAGGAGCTTTACTGGATGACGAGCTGGATGATGAGGAGCTCGACAATGTCCTTAT AGTGGGAGTACATGAATCCGCTGCTTTAACCCTAATGTGCCTGAGCCATGATGAGAGGCACCGGGTGCTAGCCGAGCGGTTCCAACATTCAATGGAGACGATTGATCGACACGTTCGTCGTGTCTTACGAGTTTTGGTTCGGCTAGGTCGTGATCTTGTTAGGCCAAGAAACGTCGATGACACTCATCCAAGGATTTTGAACAATGGTTTGCTCATACCGTGGTTCCAA GATTGTGTAGGAGCCTTAGATGGGACCCACGTATCTGCTTGGTGCAGAGCAGAGGTAAGAGAAAGGTTCAGAAATTGGTATGCCGACTTATCCCAGAATGTACTTGCTGCCTGCGATCATGATATGCGGTTTGTCTTTGTTCGGGTCGGTTGGGAGGGTAGTGCTCATGATGCCCGAATTCTCCAAGAAACCTTGCTTGATCCGG GGAAATATTATGCGGTAGATGCTGCCTACAGAAATATGCCAGGGTTTATGGCACCGTTTAGGGTTGTATGGGGCACGCATCATGAGCGAGCAGCTAAAGCTCTGTTCAATAGGCGACATGCATCGGTTAGAAATATTATTGAGCTCACATTTGGAGTTCTTAAGAAGCATTTTCCAATACTCAAAGGGTCAATGCAAAACTACTTGATAGCAATGCAAAATAATATTGTGCTTGCATGTTGTGTTTTGCACAATTTTATGCGCGATTATGTGCCAAATGACGAGTACTTCAATGAAGAAGCGGCAAATGGAGCCTTTCCAGATGCACACATAGCAGGAGAACAAGTGCAGATGGGTCAACCTATCGATATGTCGCAGCAGGGCATAGATAACTAG